In a genomic window of Stakelama saccharophila:
- a CDS encoding DUF2497 domain-containing protein, translating to MGDISSDTSMEDILASIKRIIAEEGEPGDKRADRRPRSPSAERGDDAPRDPADAVLELREAVAEAIGDTTRERVRHQIAAEAVEPSSDGPQTSRTPEDPARDGDEPGEQPASTGPSTGQPEPGAGPGAETILSTHAAAASRGQLETLSRMIVKPDQPGSDTLEGMVREMLRPMLRDWLDANLPSMVERMVAKEISRITERDG from the coding sequence ATGGGGGACATCAGTAGCGACACGTCGATGGAAGACATTCTCGCCTCCATCAAGCGGATCATCGCCGAAGAGGGCGAACCCGGCGACAAACGCGCCGACCGGCGGCCGCGGTCGCCGTCGGCGGAGCGTGGTGACGATGCTCCGCGTGATCCGGCCGACGCGGTATTGGAACTGCGCGAAGCGGTTGCCGAGGCGATCGGGGATACGACACGCGAGCGCGTCCGCCACCAGATCGCGGCCGAAGCCGTGGAGCCCTCAAGCGACGGGCCGCAGACGTCCAGGACGCCCGAAGACCCCGCCCGCGACGGTGACGAACCGGGCGAACAACCTGCGAGCACCGGTCCGTCCACCGGCCAGCCGGAGCCTGGTGCCGGCCCCGGGGCGGAGACCATTCTTTCGACCCATGCGGCGGCTGCGAGTCGGGGTCAGCTCGAAACGCTGTCGCGCATGATCGTGAAGCCGGACCAGCCCGGTTCCGACACGCTGGAAGGGATGGTGCGCGAGATGCTGCGACCGATGCTGCGGGACTGGCTGGACGCCAACCTGCCCAGCATGGTCGAGCGGATGGTGGCGAAGGAAATTTCCCGGATCACCGAGCGGGACGGGTGA
- a CDS encoding TolC family outer membrane protein codes for MSRLARLILGTTAVALTIGPAQADTLREALIRAYRSNPTITGARADLRATDEDVPIAKADGRPSVDTRAGYTENLLQPGNTFTSPGRQATGGVSLGIPIYQGGAVENGVRAAETRVLAGRANLRGTEAQLFTDVVAAYMNVIRDQAVVQLNQRNVHALEVNLQATKDRFEVGDLTRTDVAQSEARLAQAQGQLRSAQASLISSREDYIAVVGEEPTDLQPPPDLPNMPNGPAVAVNVALDENPSLIAARRSRDASAFDVQSARAGRLPKLNVVVGGDYYNYLGSLGSGTGVQVGQSGTSATVGLALTMPLFQGGRPAAQVRQAQAREGSAIEQVAAVERDVVAQTRSAYASWQASQYQIESSRAAVRANRLSLEGVRAENSVGTRTILDILNAEQELLNAQVDLVTAQRNAYVAGFALLAAMGEAEAEDLQLDAGGLYDPTVHYERVEGKFWDWDDDPAPEPAATGTADTEPQTATVTGDLDDTLAVDPETGEQKAPNPADD; via the coding sequence ATGTCACGCCTGGCCCGTCTGATCCTCGGCACCACCGCCGTCGCCCTGACGATCGGCCCGGCTCAGGCGGATACATTGCGCGAGGCGCTGATCCGGGCGTATCGGAGCAATCCCACGATAACAGGCGCCCGCGCGGACCTGCGCGCGACGGACGAGGACGTGCCGATCGCGAAGGCCGATGGCCGGCCGAGCGTCGATACGCGGGCGGGATATACGGAAAATCTGCTACAGCCGGGAAATACCTTTACCTCGCCCGGCCGGCAGGCCACCGGCGGCGTAAGCCTCGGCATCCCGATCTATCAGGGCGGGGCGGTGGAAAACGGCGTCCGCGCGGCGGAAACGCGGGTGCTCGCCGGCCGCGCCAACCTGCGCGGGACAGAGGCGCAGCTTTTTACCGATGTGGTGGCCGCGTATATGAACGTCATCCGCGACCAGGCCGTCGTGCAACTCAACCAGCGCAACGTTCACGCCCTGGAGGTGAACCTGCAGGCGACCAAGGACCGGTTCGAGGTCGGTGACCTGACACGAACCGACGTCGCCCAGTCGGAAGCGCGCCTGGCCCAGGCGCAGGGGCAATTGCGCAGCGCCCAGGCATCGCTGATTTCCAGCCGCGAAGACTATATCGCTGTCGTCGGGGAGGAGCCGACCGATCTGCAGCCGCCGCCCGATCTTCCCAACATGCCGAACGGTCCCGCGGTCGCGGTCAACGTGGCGTTGGATGAAAATCCCAGCCTCATCGCTGCGCGGCGTTCGCGCGATGCCAGCGCCTTCGACGTGCAATCGGCGCGCGCCGGCCGGCTGCCGAAACTGAATGTCGTGGTGGGCGGCGACTATTACAATTATCTGGGTTCGCTGGGATCCGGCACCGGCGTCCAGGTGGGGCAGAGCGGCACGTCGGCCACCGTCGGCCTTGCCCTCACCATGCCGCTGTTTCAAGGGGGGCGGCCGGCGGCGCAGGTGCGCCAGGCGCAGGCTCGCGAAGGTTCGGCGATCGAGCAGGTGGCGGCGGTCGAACGCGATGTCGTCGCGCAGACGCGTTCCGCTTATGCCTCCTGGCAGGCATCGCAGTACCAGATCGAATCCTCGCGAGCGGCCGTGCGCGCCAACCGGCTTTCGCTGGAAGGGGTGCGGGCGGAAAACAGCGTCGGCACACGCACGATCCTCGACATCCTGAACGCCGAGCAGGAACTGCTCAACGCGCAGGTCGATCTCGTGACGGCGCAGCGCAATGCCTATGTCGCCGGTTTCGCGCTGCTGGCCGCGATGGGGGAGGCCGAGGCCGAGGACCTGCAACTGGACGCCGGCGGGCTGTATGATCCCACGGTCCATTACGAACGGGTCGAAGGCAAGTTCTGGGACTGGGACGATGACCCTGCGCCCGAACCCGCCGCCACCGGCACCGCCGACACCGAGCCGCAGACCGCGACTGTCACGGGCGATCTGGACGATACCCTGGCCGTCGACCCGGAAACCGGCGAGCAGAAGGCGCCGAATCCGGCCGACGATTGA
- a CDS encoding protein-L-isoaspartate O-methyltransferase family protein, giving the protein MNNQADLSRFEKMRRAMVASQLRTNAVDDARVVQAMAVVPRERYLPDGVREIAYRDTLLPLGRGRHQNLPMATGRLLTEARIGRDDSVLLIGAAGGYTAAVIALLAKSVTALEVDPDLVGLAREALADVKNVEVVEGPLCAGWAVGQPYDAIIVDGAVEDLPAEIVAQARVGAHIATGIVDRGVTRLAVGERTQGGFGLFDFADADCAILPGFDRPKRFTF; this is encoded by the coding sequence ATGAACAACCAAGCCGATCTTTCCCGTTTCGAAAAGATGCGCCGCGCGATGGTGGCGAGCCAGCTTCGCACCAATGCGGTCGACGATGCGCGCGTGGTGCAGGCAATGGCCGTGGTGCCGCGGGAACGGTATCTGCCCGACGGTGTTCGCGAGATCGCCTATCGCGATACGCTGCTGCCGCTGGGTCGCGGCCGGCACCAGAATCTGCCGATGGCGACCGGAAGGCTGCTGACCGAGGCACGGATCGGCCGCGACGATTCGGTGCTGCTGATCGGTGCGGCCGGTGGCTATACGGCGGCGGTGATCGCGCTGCTCGCGAAATCGGTGACGGCGCTGGAGGTCGATCCCGATCTCGTCGGCCTGGCGCGCGAGGCCCTGGCCGATGTCAAGAATGTCGAGGTGGTCGAGGGCCCGCTTTGCGCCGGTTGGGCCGTCGGCCAGCCTTATGACGCGATCATCGTCGACGGCGCGGTCGAGGACCTGCCCGCCGAAATCGTCGCCCAAGCGCGTGTAGGCGCCCATATCGCGACCGGCATCGTCGATCGCGGCGTTACGCGCTTGGCGGTCGGGGAGCGCACGCAGGGCGGATTCGGGCTGTTCGACTTCGCCGATGCCGATTGCGCGATCCTTCCCGGCTTCGATCGACCCAAACGCTTTACCTTTTGA